GGTACAAGTTAGAAAAAGAAGTTGGAAACGATTTAATTTATATGCACAATACTATAAGAATTTTATACTATTAGTATGCTCAAAATTATTGTAACAAATACATGATTCCTTTTTTAGGTTACCAATCTCttttataaatattatagttATCTCTTAGTTAACCTAATAGTCTAATATTAGTACTAGTATTATTTTTGCAATATCAGTGTATATTCAAAACTAAAATCAGcctagaaaataaaatgataacTTATTCTACCCATTAAATTTCACTAAATTCTTTATATTGTGAGAATATTATTATCATTAGATATCTTCACCCACGCTTGGCGTTAATTACTTTTGacttttaagaaccctaaaaaagaAAAGGCAACGAAATTGACACATATTCATTATTGAAACCAGCACGAAGCTTCCGTACGCGCAAATCCCACGGAAGCCGACTTTTAACCGCCATTAACTAACCTTTTCCCCATTACTACTATAATTTTTTCTTCCCATCGCTTTCTCAGCCCTTAAGCTATTTATATTTGCTATATATAACCCAATTCTTCCTCTTCCTTCATCTCAATACCAATTGTTATTCTCATTCAACAACCATCTTTCTTACAAAAAATTCCAAACTGTTCTTGGTCAAGTCGAACTAACGTTTATACACTTAATTATCATATTCTGCTTCTCATATTACAAATTAGCTAGTTTTTGTTTTTACGATACTAAGGTCGGATTTTGCATATAGCATGTGCATGGAGGCTACTTCTAGCTCTGCAGAAAATAACAAGTTCCTTTTTTCAAGATTAAGGAATAGATTTTCACCCAAAAAACCGATGATAATCAAGGACGATGAGGTTATTGATCAGACGGCCAGTACTAGTACTCTTTCTGTGAGTATAATCAATACTAGCAATGAAAATAGCGATCATTTAGAGAGGGTATTTACGTACTTTGACGAGGACGGAGATGGAAAAGTGTCGCCAGCGGAGCTACAGCGGTGCGTGAGGGCGGTAGGAGGGGAGCTGACGGAGGAGGAGGCAGAGATGGCGGTGAGGCTATCGGATTCGGACGGAGATGGGATGTTAGGGTTAGAGGATTTTAGTAAATTAATGGAAGGAGGTGACGTGGAGGAAAAAAGTAAGGAGAGTGAGTTAAGAGGAGCTTTTGAGATGTATGAAATGGAAGGAACTGGTCAAATTACTCCTAAGAGTTTGAAGAGGATGTTGAGTAGACTTGGTGAGTCTACCTCTGTTGATAATTGCAAATTTATGATTCAAAGATTTGATCTTGATGGTGACGGAGTTCTTAACTTTGATGAGTTCAAAATTATGATGAACATGGAGTTTAAAAAGATCTAGTTTAAAGTACAAATATTCTCATGCCGTTTGAGCTCAAAATAATTCTGGTTGATGGATTCTATTGTTATCAAGATTGTTATTCATTACTTGATTGTTATTGCAAATTAATTGTTTGTATGTATTTGACACCATATTTCTACATATATACTTGGAAGTAAAGCAATATAATTTGCAGTTGAGTATGAAAAAAGTGAGTCTCAGTCTCTTTATAAGTACTTTTCCAGCTCCAAAATACTAGTGTGGAATAGGTCATAGAGGTTTGCTTGATATTTGGGGGATGGTGTCATATCAGAAGGATTTGATTTTCCACCTTATATCATCATGTTATGAACTTATAATTTTAAGAGTAGATCAATAAGTGTAGTGCTAAAAATTTTGAGGTCGAATCCATCAAATTCAAATCTAATTGGATTCCCATATATCTGTACATTCTTGGCAGCGGCCAAGCCTAAAAAATTTCTCAAGGCATTCAGATTTGCaagaagtaaaaaaaatttaCGATAAAaaggtgttcaatatatgttatatatatcTAAAGtcaatattttacttatatacacaatgtaatttttcgTAATATTTCGATGAAGGGTGGTTAATCAAAAGGTGACTTTACCCCTGGTCCCGGGATCAAACAGTTATTTGGGGAGAATTTTCTCATTAGATACTTTTTTTTGCTAAATAATTGAAGTATTTTTATCTATAAAAGATTTCTTTACATAGTAATTTGGTATGTAATTTCTCAATTTCCAAAAAAGTATCAAATTAATATTGAATATCAAACTGAAAATTAGataaattgattcgtagtattTACTTCATTTGGAATGAAGTGATTTCTTTAGTTTCACGCTACTGAAATGTGACCATGGTTATTGGTTAGCGCAAAACTTGTGAGGATATAATAAGGAGAACTTAGCCACTTTTGGCTGACCTGATATTAAGAAAAGTCCACTTTCATATATTTGGCATTTTTGAGAATCATTGACTTTGAAATTCCCCGCAGGCATTCTGACTTTTGCTACATACTATTGAGGGTTCAAGTTCACTGCACAATATGCACGCGCGAATAAGAAAGTCCATGGAAATGGACGGTAACGGCTGAAATTCTGTCCTGCTATTGCCACAGTAGGCCGGCGTTTGCTGGTCAACCTGCATTATTGATCaagttaaaatagcacgggctagtcagTTGTCAGActagtaattaaaaaatagtcagtgtttgtatagccattgaaaaatagccactattttgcacatggaaagtttcagcataatataatggagattgatgtacctgtgtatgaactcccagcatcttatgctggaactccagcacacagaaagtttcagcataatatactggagattggatcACCTGCGTatgaatttccagcatattatgttggactagtatattatgctggaactccagtatattatgctggaatattttccagattttgaacattattttcgttcaaatttatctttacataaaaatgactaaaattcgattaattttgaaactctgactatttttcaattaccacttataaatctgactattttttaatttcacacTATTAATCAAAGGTGTTAATGAATGCAGACCCAATCAACAAGATCAACTGTATAAACTTTTACTTTCTTAAAATATTACTAACAACTTTGTGAATAAAAACAACCTGTAAAACCACGTCCGTCTTGCACGCGTGTCTATATCACTATAGATCTTTTAAAATAGTATAGATAATATTGATTTGCATAATGAGTAACTGAAAATTTGGAAAGGAAATGACAAGCTGAAATTAATGAATAGCCAGCCTATTCGAATGACTTGATTGTAACAAGAGATCTCAATTTTCTCTTCCTTCTCACTAGACTTCTAGAGTGAGAAAACTTCATTTTCCAACCACTCACCACCCTCCCTTACCAATGAATAACATGCAAGTAACGGATGCCTAGCAAATGACGGACGAAGAAATGGACCAGTTAGATCGTAGCACTCGCAAATCAAAGTCTTCACAACCAATAACAAACTAATCCTTAGTTGAACAAGCAAGTCTCTTTACCCAACCATCCCCTGTGCCTACTAATTTTGACACGGAGTTCCTTACCAAACTTACATTAGAGGAtgaaatagaaaacaaaactAATCGCCCACATTTTACTCCCATAACCCACGGTGACAAATCTCGACTCTATCGCCCATGGAACCAAGCTTTTATTATAAAATTACTTGGCAAAAAAATACCTATTACCATCTTCTAAAACACAAAATAGAACAACTTTGGAAACTCAATGAACCTCTTATTCTCATTGATTTAGATTATGACTATTATTTATTAAAAGTAACAAACCCTGTTAACTATAATAATATCCTCCACAATGGACCTTGGTTTATTGGATCCCAATACCTTACTATTCGCCAATGAGAGCCAAAGTTTAATCCGACTACTACTAATCTTAGCTTATCTACTATATGGATTCGTTTACAAGAATTACCCACTGAATATTATGACTTGGAAATTCTCAAAAAAATTGCTACTTGCATGCATCCTCGCACCACTTGATACACCGTTACCAAAAAATGTGTTATTAGGATCATACCTACAACAAATTTACTACGAAGATGCTTCTTCCATTTGCACCGCTTGTGGATGCTTAGACCATACTAATTCTCAATATCCCAATATCACACCTAACACACACACTGCTAATCAAACTACTTTACCCAAGTCTTATCGCCTACCCAAGATGAATGAAAAACAATTTCCTATACCAAACCTACACGTAATCCatctaataaataatttttttctccAACCAAAACCACCCTTCTACCCCAGACCACTAAACCTAGCCCACCAAATACCATTTCTCTATCTAATAGATTTGCCTATACCACTCAACTAAACAACCTGAACTCTATACACAACCTACCATTATAGACACACCCCTTCCTGTTACAAAATCAGTACCTGCTACCGCACCTGCCATGCCACCCGCCGAAATCCCTCTCAATCATTACCCTCACATGACCACATTGCCTACCATTCCTAATGATCCTACCCCACCATCAAATGGCTATCTAAATAGTACCTTTTTTCATTCCCATACAATACCAGCTGATACCCAACCCACGCACCCTCTAATACGTcgtcaaaaatacaaaaataatactcTCATTAATAACCttacaaaacacaaaaataaatcaacaaaaaaGACCCCCAAAATTGATTCTCCAATTACAATGACTAATTCACTTACCAATTCCAAACAATCATCATCATCAAACCCTATACAACCTACACTACCACCCAACACAAACTCACACCACATGCAACGCCCATGCAGCCAAAAATAACACGTTGCACCGCCACATGTCACCCCTACCTATACTACACCACACCCCAACATGTAAACCACCATTTCCAATAACTCCTTTCTTCCCTTGCTAAACATAATCAACACTCATCACACTCCAATTACCCCATACAATGAAAATAATCATGAACCTATAACACATTCCCCTACGCCTACTTCTTCCACTCTTTCACTACCATACACTTTCGATGGTATAGAAAATAATTACACCTCTTCTCCACTGCCACAAGTAATTACCACAATCGATACTCCGAATCAATACCTTCCACATCGCCACTCCATTGATGACTCCTCAAACCTACAATTTTCCTTCCATCAACCTCATCATAACTCTGTATCTCGTAGACCTCTCAAAAAATGACCATGACAATACCCCAGTCATTTCAGCCATTACACCACCACTGACCTCACCGCCTCTCCAACCAACAGTCATCGATCACCCCAACTATACCTTTACTCAACCCTCCTCCTCAAATATCCTTACATCCACTCCCAATACTCACTCTACCGTACACACTACACTTTCACACATAAATTCCCCCACAATCACCAATGTATCCCCGTCAACACCAACATCATCGTCGCCACTCACACAGACACCAACGACACTACCACCACCACATGCATATTGCTTAATACACCCTACTACCTCCacttcttcttctctcaattACACCACTACCACCAGTTCCCATATTCCCCCCACCAAACAACTTTCAACATCATTACAACTACCTTCCTGCTCAACCAAGCTTCCTTCTACCACCACACATCACTCTTCCCCCACCTCTGCCAGACATCTCCTTGATGCAACAACAAGCAGCGATTCTTCCGAACAACACGGAAGCATTAACAAATTAACAAGGCATCTTCATGCCTATGTACTACGAAGTTGCCATACAAATACTACAATAACAGGAGATCACTACTCTAGAGTTCCAAACACAACTGCTCAACACCCATCAATGGAATGCTCATCTCCAACAACACTACCACTATTGGAATACGCACCAACCTCACAACGGCTTGCCATGGTTTGTTCCTCACCACCACCAAGTGGTGGAACCATTCCACCCACTGTCTCCATGTCAGGAGCAAGTACTAGTGATATTCCTACCAACACCACCACCATTGTCACCAATGGAGGAATTTTATCATCAACAAGCACAAGAAGAAGAGGTAGATGCTCCGGAGATGTTCATGGAATCACTGACACTGAACGAATCACTAACGATCTCCATGCCAGAAAATATAGAAAGAAAATTTTTGATCTACATTCCACCACGTTTGGAAAAGACATCGTTGAATGTCCGTCTCGACCCTTACTCCTTGGAGGACAAATATGTGGTCCTCATGATACCCACGCTGAGAGACACAATGCTGCCACAGGCCCTGTATCAACCTCCCCACCTGCTCATGCACCTAGAGCTTTCATTACCACAAGAGGGAACCCAACACATTATGAAGATTATGCTATGGAACTGTAAGGGAGCAAATAGTTTGGAATTTCATCAGAACCTACAATTTCTACTACAATGAAATAACCCATCTATACTTTGCCTCACAGAGATAAAGATGCAAGATCATATGTCCCTACTTCAACAATTTGACTTTACTGATCTCATACAAGTTGTTGCGCATGGATACTCAGGCGGCATAGTTATGCTATGGCGAGCACATGAACTCACTGTGGATCCAGTGGCCATTACCAGTCAAGAAATCCATGCGTCTGTTCAGGTTAGTCAATCTTCTCCCAAATGGTTTTTATCAGTTATTTATGCTAGTAACCAATATGTTAATAGGAAAATTTTATGGTAAACCCTTATAGaattcaataatcacattaaaaATTTAGCTTGACACTTATGTGGGGATTTTAATGAATTATGTTCAACATTTGATAAGTTTGGGGGCAACCCTATTAGACCAAATACTACGACTACTTTTAACAATTGTCTTAACTCTATTAACATGGTAGACATTGGTTTTATTGGGTCCCGTTTCACATGGACCAACAAACCTAAAATAACTACTAATACCCATCTATCTAATgcaaaccaaaaaaaaacaaactaaTTCTTAAAATATTAGACAAATATTTTGCCAATGAACCTTAGATCAATTTATATGAAGATGCTTTTGTGCTACATCTACCACGTACTCACTCTGATCACTGTCCACTAATACTTAACTTACAAAAACCGTTTCCCAAACCCACCTCtaattttaagtttgaaaaaatgTGGCTTAGCCATCTAGATTTCCAGCACATAGTGTCGTCACATTGACACTCTAGTAACTTGTATTTCAACTCTCTTAACAACTTTACTAATCAAATTAAAGAATGAAACCTCCACACATTTGGAAATATATTCTACAAAAAAAAATACTACTCTCCAGAATTGGAGGCATCCAACGAATGAACCCTAATCGAAAAAACTCATTCCATTACAACCTAGAAAATCGTTTAATAATGGAATTAGATATCATTCTAAACGCTggagaagatttttggaaattcAAGTCTTGGGTTCAATGGTTAAACGAAGGAGACGTAAATACCAAATTTTTCCACCTTACAACTATCCACAGACGTCGATGCAACCGTATCCTTGGGCTACATGATAGAGTAGGAAATTGGAAGTTTGATCTTAACATCATTCACAATACGATTATTGACCACTTTCAATCATTATACACTACTCAACTCCTATTAACTCTGCATTCTTATCCTCATTATCATTATAATGTCTTACTCAATAATATACACCAACATCTCACTAACCATCTTACCCCTAATGAAATTTACAAAGCAATATCTTCTTTCAAACCATTCAAGGCACCTGGGCCAGATGGCCTACATCCCTATTTCTTCCAAAATTTTTGGGAAGACACTAAAATAGTTGTTACCAATATGTGTATTGATGTTTTCTCTACAACTACTATCTCAGCTGATCTCAACCAAACTTTTCTAACCTTAATCCCCAAGGTTCATCATCCAGAAACTATTGCTCAATATCATCCCAtaagcctctgtaatacaatttacaaaataattactaaaattattattaattgtaTTAGACCTTATCTACCTACCATTATTAGTCCTGCACAAAGTAGTTTTGTACTAGGTAAACGTGTCATTGATAATGCTATCATAGTACAGGAATCAGTACACTCcttcaaaaaacaaaaaggaaaaattgaaaaCATGATAATAAAAATCGACCTCGAGAAAGCCTTTGATCGATTAGAATGGTCCTTTATTCGCTTTTCACTACATCAACTAAACTTTCCACCACCTTTAATCAAACTAATCATGTCATGTGTCTCAACATCTACCATATCAATACTAGTTAATGGCAAACCTACCAATTTCTTCCAACCAACGCGAGGCATCAGGCAGGAAAACCCCTTAAGCCCATATCTTTTTATCATTTGCATGGAATCACTCTCCTGGTTGATTGACCATGTTGTTGATTGCTTACAATGGTCACCAGTTAAATTATCACAAAAATCTTCTCCCCTTTCACATCTACTATTTGCCGACGACCTAGTCTTATTTGCCAAAGCAACTGAAAAAAATGTACACACAATCAGCAATATCTTCAACCAATTCCACCTCTTTTCAGGGCAATGTATTAACTTTGCAAAATCAAAACTCCTTTTTTCTAAAAATGTTCCTACTCATACCCAAAATATACTTTTCACACTATTAAATATCCAACCCACCACTAACTTTAAGAAATATCTAAGCCTGCCTATCACCAACACAACACCAACTTCTACTAATTATCAATATCTAATAGATTAATTGACTAGGAAACTAATAGGATGGAAACAAAACTTCCTTTCCTTTGATGGCAGAACCACCCTCATCAAATCTTTTCTAAATGCTATCCCCACATATGCCATGCAAATAAATATTCTCCCAATCAAGACAATAAACAATTTAGAACGAATTCGAAGAAACTTTCTCTGGGGCTCTTCTCTTGCTAAACGAAAGATTCACCTTATTAATTGGGACAAACTTATTACTCCTAAAGCTTCTGAGGGGTTAAGAATCCAAAAACTGTATCCCAAAAATCTCTCTTTAATAATGGCCCTCCTTTGGCGCTATTACTAAAATACTACCACTCAGTGGGCCACTACCCTACATTCTAAATACCAATCTTATCTCAATCAACCTCACCCTCACTTCCCTCACCCTAAAATAACCTCTGCTTCCTACATCTGGAAAAGCATGGCCAAAACCCTACTTCAAACAAAGACTAGGCTGGAATATCGCCACTGGTATCCAAATTCAATTATGGTCTGACTATTGGTTACCTACGCACCAAACTTTACGCCAACTCATACATGGTCCTCTCAATTACAATGAGGACAAACTTTCACTGAGCTCAATTCTTCCAAATGGCTTGTGGAATCTCCAAACATCATCCTTTCCACTACCACACCATCTACTCTCACTCATTCGTCATATTTCACTAAACCCAATAGCCACACCTAATGACCAAAACTTTTGGCACCCCTCATCCAGCGGAAATTTCTCCACTTCCACTGCTTATACCTTCCTAACTCCACCTCCACCTACACAACATCCTCCAAAACCCATAACTTGGATATGGAAAATACATTCTACCAACTAAATTAAGCACTTTCTTTGGCTCATGCTACAACACAATTTACCAACCTTTACATTTCTATTTAATCGAAATCTTACCAATGATCCCACCTGTCCAATCTGCAGACAAGCACCTGAAgatatttttcatatatttttcaaCTGCACCATAGTATACGACATATGACATTACCTAAACCTCCAACTGCCATCACAAATCACTCTCAATTGGATCCAACAAATTTGCCGGCCCACCACCACTAATACTAATACAATTCCATCTTATATTCTAGTTCCCAttactttttggtatatttggaccAATCGTAATAATAATATCTTCAATAACACAACTGCTAATGCTAATCCCCTTAATGTATACAACCAGGCAGCCCAATATTACTATCTCACTTCTTCAgtgaatccaaaaaaaaaaagataactaCTGTTACTCCAATAAAATGGCAGCCCCCGCCCCAAGGCTTCTATAAGTTAAATATTGATGGGGCTTTTGACAAACATAATCACATGGGGGGAGCTGCTGGAGTTTTTCGTAATGCCTCTGGTGCTTGGGTATATGGGTTCACTAAGCCACTGAGCCACACCGATATTCTTCAAGCTTAACTACTTGCCCTATACCATGGGCTACAACTAGCAAACATCGCAATTTACGATCATTACAAGTGGAACGGACTCTCAGTTACTTATTCACATCCTAAATACCATCCCACTAAAATACTCACATGTCATTTTTGAATGCATGTCGATGCTCCAGGATCTCCAGGTGATTCAGCTACAACACACATTTAGGGAAGGCAATATTGTGGCCGATGCACTAGCCAAGCATGTGAAGACAACCAAAAATTTCCGAACTACTAATGTTATCCTTTTTGATGATCCACCTACTTTTGCTTTACCGCTGCTAGCTAATGATGTAATATGAACTGTAACTCTACGTTTAGTTCTAAACCTTGTAATGCACtagttatgttttaatataaaaGCTTTCTTAGCAAAAAAAGATGACTTGATTGTAGTCACTATTGTAGTTTTAGTTGtacataaataattaaattggTACATCAAAAAGTTATTGTCGaaaggggcggatttaggggcggAAGAGGTTCACTCGAACCCCCTTTCATCGAAAAATACATTGTACATATAAGATAAAATTCAGCTTGtacttttatatattatattttgaatccccTTAACATAGCTCAGTGGTACATATACATTGTACTTTATATATTATTGGTTCAACTCTTGCTGGGCACATtctcttttaataattttttttgaaccCCTTAACGAAAGTCCTGCCTCCGCCACCAATTGTCGAATAAAATACTATTTTGTAGAAATTGTATGCTAATTCGATTATCATATAAGTTTCTTAGGATGGCTAGTAAATCATTGTCAATTTCATAGTATGCACCTACAATGAAATAATTATGTGTAATAGAGATAATTAATAATTACTGATGGTATAAAATTTAATTTACCTATATACATATACCTTTTGTCTCAAAATATGAAGTCCTTTTATCTGTGAATTAAACAGAATAAAATTAGTTGAATTGTATAATATATTAGTATTACGGAATATAACAAGACAATAGCGTGATAGTTTGATGTTCTATATGAATAATTTAACTTCCAAGTTTACTTTTCAATAACCAAAAAAGATTTAACAAACAGAAAGACATAAGAATAAATAATAGGTATATGCGTGTTATGCATAACACCAAGTTGAAGGATACaattgtcgcgccccttttttccttCCGCGGAGAgaagttcgggtttcgacattacATGGAGGTAATAATTCATTTCCTTTTGAGATTTGGGTattttaaagagtcgccacctaacggattatggcgcgttagggcacctagagcgattaactcttggattggtttgcattaccggAGATTTAGGGTAAGaactcgaaataaccttgaggggaaggtgttagacacccctctcgatccacaacggtgggtcccggccgaacttatacttatgaattagtcctttaacaaataaatagttatAACAAGCAGTTGCAAATAAAGCatgttggacattgtatgactcagATAATAAGACAAAGGATTTGAATAAGTTGTGTacataaaaaaatgaaattttaagcaaaaggaatttgggaaaggaggggtcctaggttggttagcctacaggatcaccccacgcaatgtccggtaaacactc
Above is a window of Nicotiana tabacum cultivar K326 chromosome 8, ASM71507v2, whole genome shotgun sequence DNA encoding:
- the LOC107793903 gene encoding putative calcium-binding protein CML19 codes for the protein MCMEATSSSAENNKFLFSRLRNRFSPKKPMIIKDDEVIDQTASTSTLSVSIINTSNENSDHLERVFTYFDEDGDGKVSPAELQRCVRAVGGELTEEEAEMAVRLSDSDGDGMLGLEDFSKLMEGGDVEEKSKESELRGAFEMYEMEGTGQITPKSLKRMLSRLGESTSVDNCKFMIQRFDLDGDGVLNFDEFKIMMNMEFKKI